Proteins encoded by one window of Gordonia jinghuaiqii:
- a CDS encoding AMP-binding protein, whose protein sequence is MTTTTHHSLTGMLAHLVESSPDAPAVYDVVAGQTVPTTRADFAARAESLRDELSAVGLRRGQCIAVYLPNWSDALVWQFAASALGAHIIGVNTRYNVGEVAHILTAARPAVVAVPASFHGLDIFGTLREASAAADPMPVVAVVPGPAGTHEAATAAEPSNSDPSAFDLGAGAWVAGSGDTAGSLVPATPVTAMPTPAGQITADVSELAVAFTTSGSTGTPKLAAHRDSAVARHAYADATIMGVRGGDVILGVLPVSGVFGFSTALAGLAGGAAILMEPVFDAAATLERVEALGVTHIVGGDDLFGRLYDTWHSGPRTDLTSLRWLGIADFLGRSHDIARWALAEGGAQTTGVFGSSEVFALALLWSSDDPESVRWNGGGRPVEQAIEVRVADPIDDRVLGVGEEGELQFRGPNVVDAYLGNPDAAARAFTADGWFRSGDLARALDNGGFRYVCRMGDVLRLRGFLVDPAEIEHRLAEHPEVQTAKVVGINGPGGYTEAIAFVVPVDPTADLDATALKAWCRDNLAAFKVPAAVHVIERMPTTVGGNGTKIRAVELRDWAQQWAGQEVDYRKGLPQ, encoded by the coding sequence ATGACCACCACCACCCACCACTCACTGACCGGGATGCTGGCCCATCTGGTCGAGTCGTCGCCGGACGCTCCGGCTGTCTACGACGTCGTCGCCGGCCAGACCGTGCCGACCACCCGTGCCGACTTCGCCGCCCGCGCCGAGTCCCTACGAGACGAGTTGTCCGCCGTCGGACTCCGCCGTGGACAGTGCATCGCGGTGTACCTGCCCAACTGGTCCGACGCCCTGGTGTGGCAGTTCGCGGCGTCGGCGCTCGGTGCGCACATCATCGGCGTGAACACCCGTTACAACGTCGGCGAGGTCGCCCACATCCTCACCGCCGCCCGGCCCGCGGTGGTCGCGGTCCCGGCGAGCTTCCACGGTCTCGACATCTTCGGCACATTGCGCGAGGCGAGTGCGGCTGCCGACCCGATGCCCGTCGTCGCGGTTGTGCCGGGTCCCGCCGGTACACACGAAGCAGCAACTGCTGCCGAGCCGAGCAATTCGGACCCCAGCGCCTTCGACCTCGGGGCGGGCGCCTGGGTGGCCGGAAGCGGCGACACCGCAGGCAGTCTTGTGCCCGCGACGCCGGTCACGGCAATGCCCACCCCTGCCGGTCAGATCACCGCCGATGTGAGCGAGCTCGCGGTCGCCTTCACCACCTCCGGCTCCACCGGTACGCCCAAACTCGCCGCGCACCGGGACAGTGCCGTGGCCCGTCACGCATACGCCGACGCCACCATCATGGGTGTCCGCGGGGGCGACGTGATCCTCGGCGTACTGCCGGTGTCGGGTGTGTTCGGATTCAGCACGGCGTTGGCCGGACTCGCCGGCGGCGCCGCGATACTCATGGAACCCGTCTTCGACGCTGCGGCCACACTCGAGCGCGTCGAGGCGCTCGGCGTCACCCACATCGTCGGCGGCGACGACCTCTTCGGCCGCCTGTATGACACGTGGCATTCCGGCCCGCGTACAGACCTGACGTCGCTGCGCTGGTTGGGAATCGCCGACTTCCTCGGCCGCTCGCATGACATCGCGCGATGGGCATTGGCGGAGGGCGGCGCACAGACGACCGGGGTCTTCGGTTCCTCGGAGGTCTTCGCGCTCGCCCTGCTGTGGTCGTCCGACGACCCGGAGTCGGTGCGCTGGAACGGGGGTGGCCGGCCGGTTGAACAGGCCATCGAGGTGCGCGTGGCCGACCCGATCGACGACCGCGTCCTCGGCGTCGGCGAGGAGGGCGAGCTGCAGTTCCGCGGCCCCAACGTCGTCGACGCGTATCTGGGCAATCCGGATGCGGCCGCACGGGCCTTCACCGCCGATGGCTGGTTCCGCAGCGGCGACCTGGCACGCGCACTCGACAACGGCGGGTTCAGGTATGTGTGCCGTATGGGTGATGTGTTGCGGCTGAGAGGTTTCCTCGTAGATCCGGCGGAGATCGAACACCGGCTCGCCGAACATCCCGAGGTCCAGACCGCCAAGGTGGTCGGAATCAACGGCCCCGGTGGTTACACCGAGGCCATCGCGTTCGTCGTACCGGTCGATCCGACCGCTGATCTGGACGCCACCGCGCTGAAGGCCTGGTGTCGAGACAATCTCGCCGCCTTCAAGGTGCCGGCCGCGGTGCATGTGATCGAGAGGATGCCGACCACGGTCGGCGGGAACGGCACCAAGATCCGGGCCGTCGAACTGCGCGACTGGGCGCAGCAGTGGGCCGGACAGGAAGTGGACTATCGCAAAGGATTACCGCAATGA
- a CDS encoding tyrosine-protein phosphatase has protein sequence MTLSSDAELRTFANIRDLGGMPVAGGRSTAHNVLIRSDAPYPGDDAPDGLPWPPATVVDLRDPTELGSMAVTWPRGVRVVHRQVSSGARIDRLADTALLEIYTAMMRTGGHRLTAALNAFDPTGATLVHCAAGKDRTGVIVAIALLLAGVDESSVIADYQRTEEGIAGVFARLRERRRIPAGTTLDAPILRTPREAIELVVEDVTGASGGAWGWFEANGGDAEHFRRWVDVFTPATAADGR, from the coding sequence GTGACACTCTCATCCGACGCTGAGCTCCGGACCTTCGCCAACATTCGCGATCTCGGCGGCATGCCGGTCGCCGGCGGACGTTCCACCGCGCACAACGTCCTGATCCGCAGTGATGCGCCGTACCCCGGCGATGACGCCCCCGACGGGCTGCCGTGGCCGCCCGCCACGGTCGTCGACCTCCGCGACCCCACGGAGTTGGGCAGCATGGCGGTGACCTGGCCCCGCGGCGTGCGCGTCGTTCATCGCCAGGTGTCCTCGGGCGCCCGCATCGACCGCCTGGCGGACACGGCACTCCTCGAGATCTACACCGCGATGATGCGCACGGGCGGGCATCGCCTGACCGCGGCCCTCAATGCGTTCGATCCCACCGGCGCGACACTTGTGCACTGCGCCGCCGGCAAGGACCGAACCGGCGTGATCGTCGCCATCGCGCTGCTGCTCGCCGGCGTCGACGAGTCGTCGGTGATCGCCGACTACCAGCGCACTGAGGAAGGCATCGCGGGCGTCTTCGCACGGCTACGCGAACGCCGGCGGATTCCGGCCGGGACAACCCTCGATGCACCCATCCTGCGAACGCCCCGAGAAGCCATCGAACTGGTCGTCGAGGACGTCACCGGTGCGTCCGGCGGTGCCTGGGGATGGTTCGAGGCCAACGGCGGGGATGCCGAGCACTTCCGTCGGTGGGTGGACGTCTTCACACCGGCGACGGCCGCGGACGGCCGGTGA
- a CDS encoding flavin reductase family protein yields the protein MTQYHSYEPSQGHRLSHDPVNAIVAPRPIGWISSVSDDGVRNLAPYSFFNLFNYTPPIVGFASIGYKDTLANATTSGEFVWNLATDELGEKMNATSAAVPADEDEFVVAGLTPLDSDLVTPPRVAESPVSFECRVSQSFQLRTAAGESVDTWMVLGEVVKIHIATDLLTEDQTFDTAGARPLLRAGGVGDYYLPSAEHHRFMKRPKPATR from the coding sequence GTGACGCAGTACCACTCTTACGAGCCGTCGCAGGGCCACCGACTGTCCCATGACCCGGTCAATGCGATCGTCGCGCCCCGTCCGATCGGCTGGATCTCGAGCGTCTCCGACGACGGCGTCCGCAATCTTGCGCCGTACAGCTTCTTCAACCTGTTCAACTACACGCCGCCGATCGTCGGCTTCGCCAGTATCGGATACAAGGACACCCTCGCGAACGCGACCACATCCGGCGAGTTCGTGTGGAACCTCGCGACCGACGAACTCGGCGAAAAGATGAACGCCACCTCCGCCGCGGTACCGGCCGACGAGGACGAGTTCGTCGTGGCCGGCCTGACGCCACTCGACTCCGACCTCGTCACGCCGCCGCGCGTCGCCGAGAGTCCGGTCAGCTTCGAGTGCCGGGTGAGCCAGTCCTTCCAACTGCGCACTGCTGCAGGGGAATCCGTCGACACCTGGATGGTGCTGGGTGAGGTCGTCAAGATCCACATCGCCACCGACCTCCTCACCGAGGACCAGACCTTCGACACCGCCGGTGCGCGTCCGCTGCTCCGCGCGGGCGGCGTGGGCGACTACTACTTGCCCAGCGCCGAGCACCATCGCTTCATGAAGAGGCCGAAACCCGCTACGCGGTAG
- a CDS encoding ribose-phosphate diphosphokinase has product MTASMRGESQKRLMIFAGRANPVLAEDIADRLGVELGPITLKTFSNGEVYCRFDESIRGADVFLIQPMCGNPETGVNTNDALLELLVMVDAAVGASAHRVVAVTPWYGYSRQDKKSAPREPISARMVARTLEAAGVDRVLTMDLHAGQLQGFFGIPVDHMTALMMLADHFTGLDDDLVVVAPDAGRVKLNKQFATRIGAELAILDKERPAQQVAEITTVIGNVRGKTAIIVDDIIDTAGTLRAAGEAVRRAGARRVFAAATHPVLSGGAFENLSSSPFERIVVTDTIPLRPGAPENIDVVSCAPLLADTINRIFTNDSVSEVFGGKNHLF; this is encoded by the coding sequence ATGACCGCGTCCATGCGCGGTGAATCGCAGAAACGGCTGATGATCTTCGCTGGCCGGGCCAATCCGGTGCTCGCCGAGGACATCGCGGACAGGCTCGGAGTCGAGCTGGGGCCGATCACCCTCAAGACGTTCTCCAACGGAGAGGTCTACTGTCGGTTCGACGAGTCGATCCGCGGGGCCGACGTGTTCCTCATCCAGCCGATGTGTGGCAACCCCGAGACAGGGGTGAACACCAACGACGCCCTGCTCGAACTGCTCGTGATGGTCGATGCCGCTGTGGGGGCGAGCGCACACCGTGTGGTGGCGGTGACGCCCTGGTATGGCTACTCGCGGCAGGACAAGAAATCTGCGCCCCGCGAGCCGATCTCGGCGCGAATGGTGGCCCGCACGCTCGAGGCGGCCGGAGTCGACCGAGTCCTCACGATGGACCTGCATGCCGGTCAGTTACAGGGCTTCTTCGGTATTCCCGTCGACCACATGACCGCGCTGATGATGCTCGCCGATCACTTCACCGGGCTCGACGACGACCTGGTGGTCGTCGCGCCCGATGCCGGACGGGTCAAGCTGAACAAGCAGTTCGCCACGCGCATCGGGGCTGAACTGGCGATCCTCGACAAGGAGCGGCCCGCCCAACAGGTCGCCGAGATCACCACGGTGATCGGCAATGTCCGGGGCAAGACAGCGATCATCGTCGACGACATCATCGACACTGCCGGTACGTTGCGAGCGGCAGGTGAGGCGGTCCGGCGCGCAGGAGCCCGTCGAGTGTTCGCTGCCGCAACGCATCCCGTACTCAGCGGTGGTGCGTTCGAAAACCTCTCGAGTTCACCGTTCGAGCGAATCGTCGTGACCGACACCATCCCGCTGCGTCCGGGAGCGCCTGAGAACATCGACGTCGTCTCGTGCGCACCACTACTCGCCGACACCATCAACCGGATCTTCACCAACGACTCGGTCAGCGAAGTGTTCGGCGGCAAAAATCACCTGTTCTGA
- a CDS encoding NIPSNAP family protein: MIFEIRDYVAVPGKLPALISLFNEVSKPLMGKHELELVTAGMTCIGEDAFNGISYTIRFADLGDLDAKWSAFLSDPVWVTELAARTADGPIVGKMTRRVFDETPFGTIA; encoded by the coding sequence ATGATCTTCGAGATCCGGGACTACGTGGCCGTGCCGGGCAAACTGCCCGCACTCATCTCGCTGTTCAACGAGGTGTCCAAGCCTCTCATGGGCAAGCACGAGCTGGAACTCGTCACCGCGGGGATGACCTGCATCGGAGAAGACGCCTTCAACGGGATCTCCTACACAATCCGGTTCGCCGACCTCGGTGATCTCGACGCCAAATGGTCGGCCTTCCTGTCCGACCCGGTCTGGGTGACGGAGCTGGCCGCTCGGACCGCCGACGGCCCGATTGTCGGGAAGATGACGCGCCGGGTCTTCGACGAAACACCGTTCGGGACCATCGCCTGA
- a CDS encoding nicotinate phosphoribosyltransferase → MGGSNLFRNIMVNADANKNSMYYMYPEGTEYASAYLESRGGPYGAAMFVGLQAFLKEYLTHPITIEDVEAAEKIVTGHNARFPRQAWLDLIEDHGGYLPLEIEAVPEGTVVPIRNVMMQVVNTDPKYAWLVSFVECALQRALWYPCTVGTISWQARQAINGALERTSDSPAETARLYLHDYGARGSNSMESAGLGGMAHLVNFDQSDTMAGFIAAQYYYNADKSPAGASMFLEHSNTSSFGPEHETDAFRMLLKDKEAGVVGLLADTYDHHNAVRNIIGTELKDEVLSYPGLVAVRCDSGDPIITPVETVETLMECLGSSTNSKGFKLLPPNVRVVQGDGLDLQAFAGIYAELERRGLAADNILCGMGAGLLQAVTRDTLNFGYKASAVCISGEWKGIAKKPTGSSMKHSKAGRLALQYIDGDYRTVLRESIPAEDNVMIPIFRNGEIFKTWEFSELKARSERPTPEYYYNSVASTLSAAAS, encoded by the coding sequence ATGGGTGGTTCCAACCTGTTTCGCAACATCATGGTGAATGCCGACGCCAACAAGAACTCGATGTACTACATGTATCCCGAAGGCACCGAGTACGCCTCGGCGTATCTGGAGTCGCGAGGCGGCCCCTACGGCGCCGCGATGTTCGTCGGCCTGCAGGCGTTTCTCAAGGAGTACCTGACGCATCCGATCACGATCGAGGACGTCGAGGCCGCCGAGAAGATCGTGACCGGCCACAACGCGCGGTTCCCCAGGCAGGCGTGGCTCGATCTCATCGAGGACCATGGCGGCTATCTGCCCCTCGAGATCGAAGCAGTGCCCGAGGGCACTGTCGTGCCGATCCGCAACGTCATGATGCAGGTCGTCAACACCGACCCGAAGTACGCATGGCTCGTCAGCTTCGTCGAATGTGCACTGCAGCGGGCCCTCTGGTATCCATGCACCGTCGGCACGATCAGCTGGCAGGCCAGGCAGGCCATCAACGGTGCACTCGAGCGCACCTCCGACTCTCCCGCCGAAACCGCGCGCCTCTACCTCCACGATTACGGCGCCCGCGGCTCGAACTCGATGGAATCCGCCGGGCTCGGCGGTATGGCCCATTTGGTCAACTTCGACCAGTCCGACACCATGGCGGGGTTCATCGCGGCCCAGTACTACTACAACGCCGACAAGTCCCCCGCCGGCGCCTCGATGTTCCTCGAGCACTCCAACACGTCCTCGTTCGGCCCTGAGCATGAGACAGACGCATTCCGAATGCTGCTGAAAGACAAGGAAGCCGGCGTGGTCGGCCTGCTGGCGGACACCTACGACCACCACAACGCTGTCAGGAACATCATCGGCACCGAGCTCAAGGACGAGGTACTGTCCTACCCCGGGCTGGTCGCGGTCCGCTGCGATTCCGGTGACCCGATCATCACTCCGGTCGAGACCGTCGAAACCTTGATGGAATGCCTCGGCTCCAGCACCAACTCCAAGGGCTTCAAACTCCTCCCGCCGAACGTGCGCGTCGTGCAGGGCGACGGCCTCGACCTCCAGGCCTTCGCGGGCATCTACGCAGAACTCGAACGTCGGGGCCTCGCCGCAGACAACATCTTGTGCGGCATGGGCGCCGGGCTCCTGCAGGCCGTCACCCGCGACACCCTGAACTTCGGCTACAAGGCCAGCGCGGTCTGCATCAGCGGCGAGTGGAAGGGTATCGCCAAGAAGCCGACAGGCAGTTCGATGAAGCACTCGAAGGCCGGCCGCCTGGCGCTTCAGTACATCGACGGTGACTACCGCACGGTCCTGCGGGAATCCATCCCGGCCGAAGACAATGTCATGATTCCGATCTTCCGCAACGGCGAGATCTTCAAGACCTGGGAGTTCTCGGAGCTCAAAGCGCGTAGCGAGCGCCCCACCCCCGAGTATTACTACAACTCGGTGGCCAGCACCTTGTCCGCCGCGGCCTCCTGA
- a CDS encoding DUF2470 domain-containing protein: MGHEVAAEGSFPEDVVAAVLAHMNDDHADDSLLICRMLGERPDATAAVMTGFDHEAAMFEATVPGGVVPIRIGWGRPVRDRGDVRVAVVAMFRAAQERSGTAPS, from the coding sequence ATGGGTCACGAGGTTGCCGCGGAGGGATCGTTCCCCGAGGACGTGGTCGCCGCCGTCCTGGCGCACATGAACGACGATCATGCCGACGATTCGTTACTCATCTGCCGAATGCTCGGCGAGCGGCCGGATGCCACCGCTGCGGTGATGACGGGGTTCGACCATGAGGCCGCGATGTTCGAGGCAACGGTGCCGGGCGGCGTCGTCCCCATCCGGATCGGTTGGGGCCGGCCGGTCCGCGACCGCGGAGATGTCCGCGTCGCGGTCGTGGCGATGTTCCGTGCGGCGCAGGAACGTTCGGGAACTGCTCCTTCCTGA
- a CDS encoding MDR family oxidoreductase: MGFKGLVSVKEADSIVTTLIDLDDSYLMPGEVTVDVEYSTINYKDAMAISGRAAVMETFPLIPGIDLAGTVTASDCQGVEIGDRVVVNGWGLSQRHHGGYAQRARVPGSWVVGLPDRFSTLEAMAVGTAGYTAMLCVLALEHGGLTPEHGPVLVTGANGGVGSIAIALLSDLGYKVIASTGRLDEADYLRSLGASEIIDRTTLSEPVEPIAEECWAGAVDSVGSHTLANVIAHTSARGVVAACGLAQGTDLPTSVLPFILRNVTLAGIDSVNAPIDVRRHAWARLATDLDGDKLARATRVVGLPEVPGLVEPLLSGRVRGRTVVDVNAL, from the coding sequence ATGGGTTTCAAGGGACTCGTGTCCGTGAAGGAAGCGGACTCGATCGTCACCACACTGATCGACCTCGACGACTCGTACCTGATGCCGGGTGAGGTCACCGTCGACGTCGAGTACTCCACGATCAATTACAAGGACGCGATGGCGATTTCGGGTCGCGCTGCGGTGATGGAGACCTTTCCGCTGATCCCCGGGATCGACCTGGCCGGCACCGTCACCGCGTCGGATTGTCAGGGAGTCGAGATCGGCGACCGGGTTGTCGTCAACGGGTGGGGCCTGAGCCAGCGGCACCACGGCGGTTATGCGCAGCGAGCCCGAGTGCCCGGCTCGTGGGTGGTGGGGTTGCCCGACCGCTTCTCGACCCTGGAGGCCATGGCGGTCGGGACCGCGGGATACACCGCGATGCTGTGTGTCCTGGCGCTCGAACACGGTGGCCTGACCCCGGAGCACGGGCCCGTGCTGGTGACCGGTGCCAACGGCGGTGTCGGTTCGATCGCGATCGCGCTGCTCTCCGACCTGGGTTACAAGGTGATCGCCTCGACCGGCCGCCTCGATGAGGCGGACTACCTACGCTCGCTGGGAGCTTCCGAGATAATCGACCGCACAACGCTTTCCGAGCCCGTGGAGCCGATCGCCGAGGAGTGCTGGGCCGGAGCGGTCGATTCGGTGGGTAGCCACACTCTCGCGAACGTCATCGCCCACACCAGCGCTCGCGGCGTCGTCGCCGCCTGCGGCCTCGCACAGGGCACCGACCTGCCGACGTCGGTGCTGCCGTTCATCTTGCGCAACGTCACACTGGCGGGCATCGACTCGGTCAACGCCCCGATCGACGTCCGGAGGCACGCGTGGGCACGGCTTGCCACCGATCTCGATGGCGACAAGCTCGCGAGGGCCACTCGCGTTGTCGGACTTCCCGAGGTTCCGGGGCTGGTCGAGCCGCTCCTGTCCGGACGGGTCCGAGGCCGGACGGTGGTCGACGTGAACGCGCTCTGA
- a CDS encoding alpha/beta fold hydrolase, whose product MIEARYLDIEGALAFVELVSADRVTGDADTDADAPTVLCIHTAGQSGVQWRRAAQQLADLGYRVVVPDLPGHGRSEPCPTGPVTSLVDYADWLTILLRRLDIERPYVIGCSIGGKLALELSMRPDYPLAGAIAMAAEAGPGRVKIAGLRRELEDVAAPARADRTYLGSLASVGRSVPAAQAHLIGLMHKREDPEISSSDLIGWGSHDVRDRIGDLTCPLHMICGADDPWISVDAARRAAEEIDQLDGPPAQFTELAGYGHYPMEELPDFGARAHDWLSTLRAATTEAVR is encoded by the coding sequence ATGATCGAGGCACGCTACCTCGACATCGAGGGCGCACTGGCATTCGTCGAGCTCGTCAGCGCCGACCGCGTCACCGGTGACGCCGACACCGACGCCGACGCACCCACAGTGCTCTGCATCCACACCGCCGGCCAGAGCGGCGTCCAATGGCGTCGCGCGGCACAACAACTCGCTGACCTCGGGTACCGCGTCGTCGTGCCGGACCTGCCCGGGCACGGCCGGTCCGAACCCTGCCCCACCGGACCGGTCACCAGCCTCGTCGACTACGCCGACTGGTTGACGATCCTGTTGCGGCGGCTGGACATCGAGCGTCCGTACGTCATCGGATGTTCGATCGGCGGCAAGCTCGCTCTCGAGTTGTCGATGCGTCCCGACTACCCGCTGGCCGGCGCGATCGCGATGGCCGCCGAGGCCGGGCCCGGTCGGGTCAAGATCGCCGGATTGCGCCGCGAACTCGAGGATGTCGCCGCCCCGGCACGTGCCGACCGCACCTATCTGGGAAGTCTTGCCTCGGTGGGTCGTTCGGTCCCGGCCGCACAGGCGCACCTCATCGGACTCATGCACAAGCGGGAGGACCCCGAGATCTCGTCGTCGGACCTCATCGGCTGGGGCAGCCACGATGTCCGCGACCGGATCGGCGACCTCACCTGCCCGCTGCACATGATCTGCGGCGCAGACGATCCGTGGATCAGCGTCGACGCCGCGCGCCGTGCGGCCGAGGAGATCGACCAACTCGACGGTCCACCGGCGCAATTCACCGAACTGGCGGGCTACGGGCACTACCCGATGGAGGAGCTGCCCGATTTCGGGGCCCGCGCCCACGACTGGCTGAGCACACTGCGGGCGGCGACAACGGAGGCAGTCCGATGA
- a CDS encoding acyl-CoA dehydrogenase family protein, with product MTHRPSQPRTDSPRYLTEDRLAIRDLARDFAMKQVLPVANELDPVQGTIPDTLKKAMAEVGFFGIMIPEEYGGLGLGVFEYCLVAEELSRAWMSVSGLLARGNGMGGGFTPEQEAALLPRVARGDYLGAYALSEAEAGSDVANISCRATRVGDDWVVNGTKMWCTYADEADYLVLFARTDPVKDPAKPHRGISAFLVEKERGVFPEGISGTKVRKIGYFGWSTWELSFDNFRIPADRMLGEEGKGFYLAVSGLEVGRAHTAARAIGLARAALEDSLAYMHTRRQFGHELADFQHLRFKIATMAADIEAARALMYSVATDIDTGRRCSLEASMCKLVATEMAERVTSEAVQIHGGAGYTTDFQVERHWRDARLTKIFEGTSEIQMRIISDELLGRTGS from the coding sequence ATGACCCACCGGCCGTCACAACCGCGTACCGACAGTCCGCGCTACCTCACCGAGGACCGCCTCGCGATTCGCGACCTCGCCCGCGATTTCGCGATGAAGCAGGTCCTGCCTGTCGCCAACGAGCTCGACCCGGTCCAGGGCACCATTCCCGACACCCTCAAGAAGGCGATGGCCGAGGTCGGTTTCTTCGGCATCATGATCCCCGAGGAGTACGGCGGTCTCGGTCTTGGCGTCTTCGAGTACTGCCTGGTCGCCGAGGAGCTCTCGCGCGCCTGGATGAGCGTGTCCGGCCTGCTCGCACGCGGCAACGGCATGGGCGGCGGCTTCACCCCCGAACAGGAAGCCGCACTCCTGCCCCGCGTCGCCCGCGGTGACTATCTCGGTGCGTACGCACTGTCGGAGGCCGAAGCCGGCTCCGACGTCGCCAACATCTCCTGCCGCGCAACCCGTGTGGGCGACGACTGGGTCGTCAACGGCACCAAGATGTGGTGCACCTACGCCGACGAGGCCGACTACCTCGTGCTGTTCGCCCGCACCGACCCGGTCAAGGACCCTGCCAAACCGCACCGCGGGATCAGCGCGTTCCTCGTCGAGAAGGAACGCGGTGTCTTCCCCGAAGGCATCTCGGGTACCAAGGTCCGCAAGATCGGCTACTTCGGCTGGAGCACCTGGGAACTGTCCTTCGACAACTTCCGCATCCCGGCCGACCGCATGCTCGGCGAGGAGGGCAAGGGCTTCTACCTCGCGGTCAGCGGACTGGAGGTGGGCCGTGCGCACACCGCCGCCCGCGCCATCGGTCTGGCCCGGGCGGCGCTCGAGGACTCCCTCGCCTACATGCACACCCGCCGGCAGTTCGGTCATGAGCTCGCCGACTTCCAGCACCTGCGTTTCAAGATCGCCACGATGGCCGCCGACATCGAGGCCGCACGAGCGCTGATGTACTCCGTCGCCACCGACATCGACACCGGCCGGCGCTGCTCGCTCGAGGCGTCGATGTGCAAACTCGTCGCCACCGAGATGGCCGAACGCGTCACCAGCGAGGCCGTCCAGATCCACGGCGGAGCCGGTTACACCACGGACTTCCAGGTCGAACGGCATTGGCGCGACGCACGTCTCACGAAGATCTTCGAGGGCACCAGCGAGATCCAGATGCGGATCATCTCCGACGAGCTGCTCGGGCGGACCGGCTCATGA
- a CDS encoding acetyl-CoA C-acetyltransferase, producing MTSSIASPGAHDVVVCEPLRTPVGRYGGSFVDVPATDLAAHVITELLSRTKVDPERIDDVIFGQCYPNGEAPAIGRVAALDAGLPVTVPGSQLDRRCGSGLQAVLDAAMRIQTGVADVVIAGGVESMSRAEYYTESMRWGAKGAPAALHDRLARGRVTAGGKNHPVPGGMLETAENLRRQYSISRQEQDELAVESHRRAVAAIESGRFAEEIVPVPVPQRKGDDKIIDRDEHPRADTTFESLARLRPIMGRSDPDATVTAGNASGQNDGAAACLVTTRAVAEQLGLQPLARLVTWAVAGVGPEVMGIGPVPSTAKALTRAGLELSDIDLIELNEAFAAQALAVTREWEFTDADFDRTNVNGSGISLGHPVGATGVRILTTLLRELDRREARFGLETMCIGGGQGLTAIFERTTA from the coding sequence ATGACCTCCAGCATCGCATCCCCCGGCGCCCACGACGTGGTGGTGTGCGAACCCCTGCGGACGCCGGTCGGCCGTTACGGCGGTTCGTTCGTCGACGTCCCGGCCACCGACCTGGCCGCACACGTGATCACCGAATTGTTGTCGCGCACCAAGGTCGACCCGGAACGGATCGACGACGTCATCTTCGGCCAGTGCTACCCCAACGGTGAGGCGCCCGCCATCGGACGTGTCGCCGCGCTCGATGCCGGACTGCCGGTCACCGTGCCAGGCTCGCAGCTCGACCGCAGGTGCGGGTCGGGTCTGCAGGCCGTGCTCGACGCCGCCATGCGAATCCAGACCGGCGTCGCCGACGTGGTGATCGCCGGCGGTGTCGAATCGATGAGTCGCGCAGAGTATTACACCGAGTCGATGCGCTGGGGGGCCAAGGGCGCACCCGCCGCGCTGCACGACCGGCTTGCCCGCGGCCGTGTCACCGCGGGCGGCAAGAATCACCCGGTCCCCGGCGGCATGCTCGAGACCGCGGAGAACCTGCGGCGCCAGTACTCGATCTCGCGGCAGGAGCAGGACGAGCTCGCCGTGGAGTCACATCGTCGTGCCGTGGCAGCCATCGAGAGCGGCAGGTTCGCCGAGGAGATCGTTCCGGTGCCGGTCCCCCAACGCAAGGGTGACGACAAGATCATCGACCGCGACGAACACCCCCGTGCCGACACCACATTCGAGTCCCTGGCCCGCCTCCGCCCGATCATGGGCAGGAGCGACCCGGATGCAACCGTCACCGCGGGCAACGCCAGCGGTCAGAATGACGGCGCGGCAGCGTGTCTCGTCACCACGCGCGCCGTTGCCGAACAGCTGGGACTCCAGCCGCTGGCACGGCTGGTCACCTGGGCCGTCGCCGGTGTCGGACCCGAGGTCATGGGCATCGGCCCGGTCCCGTCGACGGCCAAGGCGCTGACGCGGGCCGGGCTGGAACTCTCCGACATCGATCTCATCGAGCTGAACGAGGCGTTCGCCGCCCAGGCACTCGCAGTCACCAGGGAATGGGAGTTCACCGACGCCGACTTCGACCGCACCAACGTGAACGGTTCCGGTATCTCGCTGGGCCATCCCGTCGGCGCGACCGGTGTCCGCATCCTGACCACGCTGCTCCGCGAGCTCGACCGCCGCGAAGCACGATTCGGACTCGAGACGATGTGCATCGGTGGCGGACAAGGACTCACAGCGATCTTCGAACGGACGACCGCCTGA